Proteins found in one Sardina pilchardus chromosome 3, fSarPil1.1, whole genome shotgun sequence genomic segment:
- the LOC134075991 gene encoding golgin subfamily A member 6-like protein 26, translated as MERKAAKRLWHIEEKEREMEQKRMDDDNEDEKRQREMEQKQELQKELQRGEDVEKLKETEKSVKEQSESELKVQNEREQRDSERLLEIQRSEIENRQAEMDNRKLEMKKEGVDAGQMEAEKEQERQLELEKKFEEEARRLEESNRRDNENEEKMRPELQRAKEKRKEAEMQRRLELEKQEELDRQRDTPGPPV; from the exons atggagagaaaagcagcGAAAAGACTTTGGCAtattgaggagaaagagagagagatggaacagaaAAGAATGGACGATGACAATGAAGATGAGAAAAGGcaaagagagatggaacaaAAACAAGAACTTCAAAAAGAGTTACAAAGGGGAGAAGATGTAGAGAAACTGAAGGAAACTGAGAAAAGTGTGAAAGAACAAAGTGAGTCTGAGCTTAAAgtacagaatgagagagaacaaagagatTCAGAAAGACTACTAGAGATCCAGAGGAGCGAAATTGAAAATAGGCAAGCAGAGATGGACAACAGAAAATTGGAAATGAAAAAGGAAGGAGTGGACGCTGGACAAATGGAAGCAGAG AAAGAGCAGGAACGACAACTAGAGCTGGAGAAAAAGTTTGAAGAAGAGGCCAGGAGGCTTGAAGAATCAAACAGAAGAGATAATGAAAATGAGGAGAAAATGAGGCCTGAGCttcagagagcaaaagagaaacgGAAGGAGGCTGAAATGCAGCGCCGACTAGAATTAGAAAAACAGGAGGAATTGGACAGACAAAGGGA